The following DNA comes from Paraburkholderia sp. PGU19.
TCGAAAATTTGCGCTGTACGCCGAGATTGACGGTCGCGTAAATCGACGGATCGTAAAGCTTTTCGGCAAGCGCCTCGTCGTAGCGATACGAGCAGACGCCCGCACGAATTTCCGCGAACGACAGAATCGGCATGACGCTCCACCGTTCCCGGCCGTCATCCATGACGTTGAACTCGACGGCCGTCGTGGCAAGCTGCCTGAGCGCTTCTCGTAGCTTTTCGGTATTTTCGCTTTCGGTCCAGCCAAGCACGAGCATGAGCGTCCGCACCGGTAGACGGTGGGTTCTCGTGTTCAGAAGGTTGTCGTATGAATGCAGTAGCAGCACGTTGGACAGCTTCCGCTCCAGCAGCGAAAGTTCGCCGCTCGTGTGGATGGCCGCCACGTGCTTTTTGACGCTTTCAGTACGAACCTCAGTCGGTGAAGATCTGGGCATGCCCGGAATTGTGCTCTAAATGACCCCACCGCGCAATCACCATGCGGGACATCTGTTTCGACGAGAAAGTTGAAACGTCCCAATTTGCGTTGCACGACGAGACCTATCCACACCTCTTTCGATCGATTCACCACAAACGGGGACGCTTCCGCCGCATTTGGGGTCGCGAAGCGCCCCAGACGGGGACGTATAGTCGGAAATGACACCCCGAACAGGGACAGTTAACGCCCCAACCGGGGACGTTTACGTCTGGAAAGCCTTACTGGATAAGGGTTCTAGGTGTGTAAACGAAGTAAACGTTGTTTACCAAACGGTATACAAACCTCAATACACCCCATACGGGGACAATCGCCGAGCTTTTGCTGCTGTTTTCTACGGAGAGGTTCGATTACCAAGCAAACATTCAGCGCTCGTGGAAGTCGAAAAAAGCTCGAAGCGTTAACAGCAACCAGAGCTAACTCTCTGAGTGCAAAACGCAATTTCCTTGAATCGCGAAATCGTAAACTTGCAGCCGGAGTATTTATCGTAAATAAGTGCCAGCCACTTCGTTGAGCGCTTAGAGTTTCGCCCCAGTTGGGGACAATTGGACGCGCTGTTCTCTGCGGCCGTCGACGACACCCCGAATGGGGACATTGAACCGGTTTTGCCGCGAAGGCGCCTCGAAAAGGGCGTAGATTGGCCCTTAGCAGCCGTCAGCGGTTCCCCGGACACGTCGTTTCCCAAGAACGGCGCACAACCGCCACCCTAACTGGGGACATTAGCCCAGATTCCCTGCGGACAACAGCGCATCGTTACCAGGTTCACCCCAACCGGGGACATTACGCTGATCCATCGACTATTTACGGTAAATAATCGGGTATCGTGCCACGCTCAACACACAAATCGCCTCGCACACGATACAAACCGACAGCCAACATCTCCAGCCGCTCGCCAGTTTTCGACCAACAAGCGCGCGTATCCAATCATTCGCTCAGTCAGGAAACCTCGCAAAAACGGCTAAAAAGCGTGTCGCGAACCACCCGTTCAGCGAGGCTCGTTTGCTGCCTCAAAAAGAACCATAAGGATCACCAGGTAAATCGAAGGGAGAAAAACCATCCCAGCAAGCCCCGAAACCCATCACCCGTCCGCGCTACGACAAACCCTCGAAGCCCGAACCCCGAATTAGACCCGCCCTAAAACTGATAATTGATCGACACATCGCAGACACCGTTTATCTTTGTCTGCGTGATCGGGCTGTTGGCTGCGCTGCCCAGCATCCGTTTGAGCGCACCGTCCGCCGTCACGAACCAATGCTTGTTGACGAACCAGATCATCGTGACGCCGAACCCTGCCGATTTCAGCCCCGCGCTGGCGTCGTATTGCGAGTATCGTGAATTCGCCGCCTGCGTCGCATTCACGCCGAACCAGCTATTCATATACTTCGAGTCGGCAAACGTCACCGACGGCCCCGCGAACCAGAAGAAACTCTCCGAACTGCCCGGCAACGGCATATACGCCCCGAGGTCCGCGACCCATCCGTTGGACCCGCCGAAACTACGCGTCACCGCGCCGCGAAACACCAGCGGAAACTCCTTCGAGATCACATACTCCCCGGCCAGCTTGACCTCGGGCGCCGGATTGATATTGCCAAGGCCATCGAGTCTTGAAGGATCGTCGTGCGCGCGCCGACCGAGATCGTAGACGGCTGCGATGCTCACGCGCCAGTTCGGGCCTTGCAGCACATTGACGCCCAGCCCTTCGCCTGTCGAAAGAAAAGCGAGGTCCTTGTAGCGGATATCGGTGCTTGGCCCAACAAGCGTGTGATAGCGGTTGGAGCCGTCATAGCGCGGCTCGAATGTCGAACCGATGCCGATCCGCACCTCCCAATCCGGCCGGTTGTTCGGCTGGAACAGCTTTTCGAGCGGGATGCCTGCGGAGTATTGCCATTCGCCAAGGGGCGACGGCGTTTGCGCCAGGGCGGCTGGCGCGCTGCAGATGAGATAGGCGAGGCTGGCGTAGACCGGTAGCTTTGTCATGTCGACGAACGTCTTGGGTTATGGATCGCGGACGCGGTCCGTTGCGGCCACACATAACGGGTTCAATTCGGGAAGAGGGAATTCGGCGGGAAATCAGCAAACGCCATACCTGACCCTCAATGAATTGAGGATTACGCGTGCATCCATACGGGCGTTTCGACCGCGCTCGCATCCGTATCAGCGACGGCGACCATCTGCGCGATTCGCCGCACATCGAAACGGCCGGATTCCGGCAATCCGCACAGGCATCGTCGCCCGTCAGTCAACGAACGGAGCTTGCTCGGCAGGTCTGCGCCGATGCAGCGTATCCACAGTCTGATCGATGCAATCGGACTGACGGGCGCCGACATGTTGATCGTCGGCGAGACAGGCACGGGAAAAGAAGTGCTGGCGCGAATGCTACGCACGGCAAGCCGCCGAAGCGGCGCGCTCGTCGCGCTGAACTGCGCGGCGTTGCCGGAAGCGGTGTTCGAAAGCGATATCTTCGGTTACGCACCGGTTGCCTTTACAGGCGCGCAGCAATGAAGAATCGGCAAGCGAAACGAACGGAAAGATCGTCGTGTTGACCTGACGCGACGGCTAGGCCTGCGAAGCAATCGACAAGACGCTTTCCGCAGGCGTGACCCGCGTGCCGCTCGTCCACAGGCTGACGCCGCGCGGATCGATTGCAAAGCGCGCGGGTCCGCGCTGCAGAACGTGCGCCGTTTCGCCATCGCAAGCGATATCGAAGCGCATGCCGTCGATATCCGCGACCGCGAACAGATCGCCGTGCCTTAGCTCGACGGAATCGACGGTCCCGACGTGCGGGCCATCCGCTGCGATCGAAATCGAAGACGGCGCCACTCGCCACATCACCCGCTGGCCGACAGGATTGGCGCGGTCCGCCGTGTCGATCGCGAGCCCAGACGCGGTTTCGATCGAGCCCGGCGCCCGTATCGCGCCTTCACCGACGTTATGCAATCCAAGCAACGCCGCGACCTGCAATGACGCGGGCTGACGGAATACGTGATCGACGGCGCCTGCCTGCAGCACGCGCCCACGCTCTAATACGAGCACTTCGTCCGCCAGCAGCGCGGCTTCGTCGGGATCGTGCGTCACGAGCACGGTGACGGCCGAAATTTCGCGCTGCAACGCGCGCAGCGCCTGTTGCAGCCGCCGACGGCGCGGCGTATCGAGCGCGGAAAACGGCTCATCGAACAACAAGAGCTGACTGTGCCGCGAAAGCGCGCGCGCCAGCGCGACACGCTGCCGCTGACCGAACGACAGATGACGCGGCAAGCGATCCATCAGCGCCGACAGTCCAAGATGCTCGGCCCAATAACATGCGCTCGCGGCATCCGCATCGACGGGAAACGACAACTGCCGCTTCAGCGTCATGTGCGGAAACAGCCCGTAGTCCTGCGGCACATATCCGATATGGCGTTGCTCGGGCGGCAGCGCATCCAGTTGCGTTTCGCCGAAGCGCACGAATCCCGCTTCATTGCGTTCAAGCCCAGCGATCAGCTTCAGCGCGAGTGATTTACCCGACCCCGACGGGCCGATGATCGCGAGCCGCCGTGTCGAAGGCGTCCATTCGATGTCGAGATCGAACGCGCCGAGATGACGTTTGAGCGCGAACGCAAGACGCGGATTCGGCAGGGCAGGGCGCGCTTCATCCTGCGCCTGCTGCTCCGACGCATCGCCGTTCTCGGTAATATCGAACAGGCTCGAACGACCATCACGCCACGCCACCGAAAGCGCCGCACACAAAACGGCGATAACGAGCGTCGGCAGCAGCAGCGGCATCATCGCGGGCAAGCCCTGACCGCCGAACACGACGTACGTGTACACAGGCAGCGAATACGGATGATAGGCAACCATCACCGTCGCGCCGAACTCGCCGAACGCGCGCAGCCACGCGAGCACCAGACCGGCACGGATCGACGGCCAGGCGAGGGGCAGCATCACGCGGAAAAAGCGGCTTGCCGCGCGATGTCCGAGCGTGGCCGCGACGTCTTCGTAGACGGGATCGATCGCCACAAACGCCGAGCGCGCCGCGACGATCAGGAACGGCGCAGCCACGAACGTTTCGGCGAGCACGATGCCCGCGAACGAATCGGTGAGCGCGCCGTTCGTCAGTCGACCGAGCCAGCTATACGGCCCGAGCAGAAACAGCAGCAAGATGCCGCTCGTCAGCGGCGGCAGCGCCAGCGGCAACTGCACGATAAAACCGAGCAGCGCCATACCGCGCGACGTCGAGCGCGACAGCCAGTAGCCGAGCGGCACGCCGCCTATCAGGATCACGAGCGCCGCGACACTCGCGCTGCCCGCCGAGACGGCGACAGCCGACCACGTGCCGCGCCAGTCGACGCCCGTCCAGTCCGCGTGGCCGACCTGTGGAATGCTCGCGATAAACGGCGCGCACAGATAGACGGCGAGCAGGCAGGCGAGCCACAGCAGCGGCCGCGCGGTCTTGCGTGTCATTGCGCGGCGTCGAGCACGGCTTGCACGGACGAGGGCACAGCCTGTGCGTTACCCGTCACGACCGGCTTGACGATATCGACCCCATGCTGCTTCAGCAACGCACGACCGGACGCGCTCAACAGAAAGTCGACAAAGCGTGCGGCGCCCGCCTGGTTCGGTGCGTCATTGAGGATAGTCAGCGTGTAGCTGGCCTTCGCCTGAAGCTCGGGCGCGGGGCGCAGTGCGGGAGTCTTCAGATCGGAGGTTTCCGTCGAATAGAAGAAGCCCGCGTCGAGCTGACCCGATTGCAGCCGCCCAACCAGCGTTTCTTCGGGCAGCACCTGCGCCGGGTTCTCCGGATCGCCGAGAGTCTTCTCGACGAGGTCCGGCTGTTTATAGAGCTCAGCCGCCTTCGTCATCATCTGGACCGTGAAGGCGCCCTTCGGATCGAGCTTCGGATCGGTGCGCCCGATGCGAATGCCGGGTTCCTGCAGCACTTCGTCCCAGCGCTTCTTCTTGAAGTCGGCGGCGAAGCGGCCTTGCGGGTTATAGCCGATCATCAGCGGCGACTCGGCGAACGTCACGTACCACGACACATGATCGCCATTCGCCGCGCCCGTCAAACCCGAATTGACCGTCGGGCTCGCGCTGATGAACACGTCGCCGCGTCGCAGCTTGCCCTTGATCTGATTGGCAATCAGGTTCGAGCCCGCCGCATAGCCCTGAAAATGCAGACCTGTTTCCTTTTCGAAAGCGGGACCGACACTGCGCTCCATCAGATTCACCAGCGAACCTGCGTACAACACCTCGACCTTGCCTTCATCGGCGGAAGCGGCGCCCGTGAAAAGAAGACCCGTCAACACGATTCCCGACAACAACAGCTTGCGCATCACGATTTCCCCGTTGCGTTATGAACGGCCATATATTACGACGACCGTCATTCACGCTGCAGTCGAGACAACACGCGACAGCGTGTATTCGCAAGCCACGTGTGCGCTAGCGGCTGTCAATCCGTTGCGCGCGCATCCGTCAACGAAGCACGATCCCATCCGCCGCCGAGTGCCTTCAGCAACTGCACGCTCGCGTCGATACGTCGCGCGTCGATCTGCTCGGCCGTACGCTCATTGGAAAGCGCGATGGTCTGTGCCGTGACGACATCGAGGTAATTGACCGCGCCTGCCTGAAAGCGATTGGACGTCAGCTTCAGCGAAAGGTCCGCCGCTGTCGTTGCGCGTTGCTGGCTGTCGGCCTCGTTCGCGAGCGTATCGAGCGACGACAGGTTGTCTTCGACCTGCTGAAATGCGACCAGTACCGTTTGCCGGTAATCGGCGACCGTACCGTCATACTGCGCGGTCGCGCCCTTCAGCGCGGCCGTGCGGCGTCCGCCGTCGAACAGCGTGCCCGCGATCTGCGAGCCGAGCGACCAGAATAGACTCGACGCGGTGAGCCACGGCGCAAAGAACGTGCTTTCGAGTCCCGCCGTCGCCGACAAGGTCAGATCCGGATAGAACGCCGCATGAGCCTCGCCGATTTGTGCATTCGCCGCAGCCACGCGCCGTTCGGCGGCGGCGATGTCGGGGCGGCGTTCAAGCAATTGTGACGGCACGCCTGCCGGAATCTGCGGCAGCGCGATCGTCTCGACTTTCGGCGGCAGCGAAAACGACGAAGCGGGCTGACCGATCAGCGTCGCAATCGCATGCTGAAGCTGCGCGCGCTGCACGTCGATATCGCTGTCCTGCGTGCGCGTGCTTTCAAGCTGCGTCTGAGCCTGCGCGACGGCCGAAGCATCGATTGCGCCGTCATTCAACTGCTGTTGCAGGATACGCAGCGCCTCGGCATAAGCGGTGACGCTATCGTCGAGCAGCTTCTTTTGCCGGTCGAGCGAGCGCAGATCGAAATAGTCGGTTGCGAGATCGGCGGCGACGGCAAGTCGCACCGATTGCAGATCCGCTTCACTGGCCTGCGCGTTGTCGCGCGCATTGACGGTTGCGTCCTTCACACGGCCGAACAGATCGGGTTCCCAACTCGCCGCGAGGCCGGTGGAATAATCGGGAATCGTCATGCCCGCGAGCGCCCGGTGCTCGATGTTCTGTGACGTGCGAAAGCGCTGCGCTGAAGCGCCAGCCGTGACGACGGGCGAATAACCCGCGTGCTGATAGTCGACCATCGCGCGCGCCGCTTCGAGTTGCGCGACGGCTTTGCGCACAGTCTGGTTCGACACGTCGACCTGCGCTTCGAGTTTGTTCAGCTCGTCGTCGCCGTACAGCGTCCACCACGGGCCGCGCGACTGCGCGTCGGCAGGCGAGGCGAGCGTCCAGCCCGCCGACGCCTGCGGCGCGCTCGCGAAATGATCGGGCACAGCCGTTTGCGGCTGCGAGTAGTGCGGCAGCGTCGAACACGCCGTCAACGCGCTTGCGACGGCGATGACGACCAACTTGCGAACCAGCGACGCACGAATATTCAACATGATGAGCCTCGCCTCGCGCTTAACCGTGCTTTACCGACGTCGTCGACGCCGACGTCGCAGGCGCGATGCGCACCGTTTCGCCGTTGCTGATTGCGTCGCCGGGATTGTTGATGACACGGTCGGTCGCATCAAGCCCGTGGCAACTTCGACATACGTGCCGAAATCGCGACCGATGGTCACCGTCTTGAGCTGCACCTTGTCGTCCTTGCCGATCACGGCGACGGTCACGCCATCCGGCCGGAACAGCAGTGCGCTGACGGGCACTTCGAGCGCGGGATGCGCGGCAACCAGCGCGAGATGAACCTGCGCATACGCGCCAGGCAGCAACGCGCCGTCGCGATTATCGACATCGACTTCGACGCGCAGCGTGCGGCTCACGGGGTCGATTGAATCGGCGCTGCGCGCGACGCTCGCGTCGAACTGGCGCCCCGGATATTGCTGCGTCGTCAGATAGACCTTCGTGCCCGGCGCGATGCTCTGCGCGTCGTTTTGCGGCACATCGACATAGACGCGCAAACGGTCGGTCTGTTCGATATGAAACAGCTCGCCGCCGTTGGCCGCGATGCCCGGCGAGCCGCCCGCCGTCACCAGCGCGCCGACGTCGACTTTGCGCGCGGTGATGACGCCGTTGAAGGGCGCCGTCACTTTCTCGTACGACACCAGTTCTGAGAGCCGCGCCACATTCGCTTGCGCCGCCTGCCATGCGGCGAGCTTCGCCGCGCTGTCGCTGGTCTTCGCGTTGGCGTCCTGTTGCGAGACTGATTGCGTTTGCAGCATCGTCTGCCAGCGCTGCGCCGTGCTGTCCGCGAAGCTGTAATTGGCTTTCGCGTTCGCTTCGTCGGCGCGCGCCTGACGCAATTGCGCGTCGAGTTCCGGCGTCTGGATATCGGCGAGCGTTTGGCCCGCCTGGACCTTCGCGCCGATATCCGCGTACCAGTGCTGGATGTAGCCACTCGTGCGCGCGTAGATCGATGCATCGGCGTACGGCATCACGTTGCCCGGCAACAGCAGTTCCTGCGATGCGGGCGCGCGCGTCGGCGTCAGCGCATCGACGCTCAGATAGCGCTGCGCATCGACCTGCTGCGTGAGCGCCGTGCTGGCGTGCAGCCGCGGCACGATGCCGATTGCGAGCAGCGCGGCAGCGACGACTGCGAGCGCGACAGGCAGCACGAAGCGTCGCTTGTGGGGCAAAGGCGCGCTGTTCGACAGCGCGAGGTCGGTGCGGGCCGATGGCTCGTCACCGGTCGGCAGATTGGGCGTGGTCATGAAAAGTCCTTACTGGGCGTGTGTGGTCACTTCGGCGGAATCGGCGGCACGCTTTGCGCGGCGCTTCGCGAGCCACGCGTGCACCATGCCGAACACGACAGGCACGAACAACAGCGTCGACACCGTGCCGATAGCGAGACCGCCGATCACCGCGCGGCCGAGCGGTGCGTTCTGCTCGCCGCCGTCGCCGAGTCCGAGCGCCATCGGCAACATGCCGATCAGCATTGCGAGGGCCGTCATCAGCACGGGGCGGAAGCGGTTGAAGCCTGCATCGAGCGCGGCGGCGAGCGGCGCCATGCCGTTCGCGAGCGACTCGCGCGCGGTGTTGATGACAAGAATGCTGTTGGCCGTTGCAATGCCGATGCAAAGAATCGTGCCCGTCAGCGCGGGGACGCTGAGCGTCGTATGCGTGGCGAACAGCATCCACGCGATGCCCGCCAGCGATCCCGGCAAGCCGCTGATGATGATGAGCGGATCGAGCCACGACTGGAAATTCACCACCATCAGCAGATAGACGAGCGCGATCGCAAACACGAGACCGGCGCCGAGACCCGCGAACGACTCGTTCATCGACTGCACCTGTCCGCGGATCACAATCGACGAGCCGGGTGGCAACTGTGCGCGCGCGGCATCGACGAGCTTCGTCACGTCGGTTGCGACGCCGCCCAGATCGCGGCCCTGCGTCGACGCGAAGATGTCGAGCACGGGCTGCACGTTGTAGTGCGACACGACGGCTTGCTGCATGGTGCGCGACATCGTGCCGAGCGTGCCCAGCTGATTCTGCGGATTGACACTGACCTGGCTCGTCGTCAACGGAATGTTGGCGAGCGTTTGCAGCGAGTGAATGTCGTATTGCGGCACTTCCGCCAGCAACGGATAGCTGACGCCGTTCTTCGGATCGAGCCAGAAATTCGGCGTGGTCTGCGAACTGCCCGACAGCGCGATCAGCATGTTCTGCGCGACATCCTTCTGCGTGAGGCCCGCCTGCATCGCCTTCGTGCGATCGACGTTGACGTCGATGGTCGGCTGGTCGCCGGGCTGCTGGATGCGTGCATCGACGAGACCGCGCACGCCGCGCATCTGCGCGAGCAGCTTGTCCGCGACGACGCGGTTCTGATCGAGCTTGTTGCCGACGATCTGCAGGTCGATAGGCGCGGGCAGGCCGAAGTTCAGAATCTGGCTGACGATATCGGCGGGCAGGAACGCGAACGTCACGCCCGGAAACGATTGAGCAAGCACATTGCGCAACTGCGCGACGTATTGTGCCGTCGGCTTGTGATCGGGCTTCAGCGTGATCATGATGTCGGCGTCTTCAGGGCCGACCGGGTCCGACGAGTCGTACGTCAGGTTGATGCCGCTCACGGGCACGCCGATGTTGTCGAGCACGGCCGCCTGTTCCGGCTTCGGAATCACGCTGCGAATTTTTGCTTCGACTTCATCGGTGATACGCGCCGTTTGCTCGATGCGCGTTCCCGTTGGCGCGCGCAGATGCAGGCGGATTTCGCCCGTATCGACGGCGGGGAAGAAGTCGCGCCCGGCGAACGGAATCAGCGCGAGCGACCCGAAGCACAGCGCAAGATACACGGGAATGAAACGGCGGCGATTGGCGATCGCCCGTTGCAACACGTTGTGATAGCCATTGCGCAACGCTTCGAAGCGCCGCTCGAAACCCGCCTGAAAGCGCGCGAAAATCGCAAAGGGGCCGCGCGCCGCGTGACCGTTCTTCGAAGGCGCGCGCATCAGATACATCGCGAGCGTCGGAATCAGCGTGCGCGAGAAGAAGTACGACGCGCACATCGCGAACACGACGGCTTCCGCCAGCGGCACGAACAGATAGCGCGCGACGCCCGAAAGAAGAAACATCGGCACGAACACGATGCAGATCGACAGCGTCGAGACGAACGTCGGCACGGCGATTTCGCCCGAGCCGTTCAGGATAGCGTCGTGCAGCGGCTCGCCGTTTTCGAGGTGATGCGTGATGTTTTCGATTGCCACGGTCGCGTCGTCGACGAGTATGCCGACAGCGAGCGCCAGGCCGCCCAGCGTCATGATGTTGATGGTCTGCCCGAGGGCAGCCAGCGCGATCAGCGAGGTGAGCACGGCAAGCGGAATCGACACCGCGATGATCAACGTCGCGCGCCAGCTGCCGAGAAACAGCAGGATCATCGCGGCCGTCAGGCACGCGGCGATAAGCGCTTCGCGCACCACGCCCGAAATCGCGGACTTCACGAACACCGACTGATCGGAAAGCGGCGTGATCTTCAACGCGCTTGGCAGGCCGGCGGCGATCTTCGGCAACATCGCCTTCACCTGCTGGATGATGGTGAGCGTCGATGCGCTGCCCGTCTTTTCGATTTGCAGGAGCGCCGCGCGCTTGCCGTCGCTGCGCACGATGTTCGTCTGCGGCGCATAGCCGTCGATCACATGCGCGACGTCGCGCACATAGACCACGCTGCCGTTCACCGTCTTGATGGGCAGATCGTTGAGCGCGGCGACCGTGCTCGTACTGCCGTTCATCTCGACGTTGTATTCGCGTGCGCCGATCTTCGCGGTGCCGCCTGGCAGAATCAGGCTTTGCGCGTTGACGGCGTTGACCACGTCGATGGGCGCGAGGCCCTTGGCCTGCAGCGCTTTCGGATCGAGCTGGACCATGATCTGGCGGATCTTGCCGCCGTATGGCAGCGGCACGGCCGCGCCTTGAATGGTCGCGAGTTGCGTGCGGATGAAGCTGTTGCCCAGATCGTAGAGCGTCTGTTCGGGCAGCGTGTTGCTCGACAGGCCCAATTGCAGCACAGGCACCGTCGATGCGTTGTACGAGATGATGTTCGGTGGCAGCGTGCCCGGTGGCAGCACGCGCAGAATCGACGCGGAGTTCGACGCGGCCTCGGCAATCGCGCGGTTGATGTCGGCGCCCGGATGAAAGAACACCTTCACCACCGACACACCATTCAACGATTGCGATTCGATATGTTCGATATCGTCGACGTCGGTCGTGAGCGCGCGCTCGTAATTCGACGTGATCCGGTGCGCCATGTCTTCGGCGGAAAAGCCGTTATACGACCAGACGATGCTGACGACAGGAATGTTGATGTTCGGAAAGATATCGGTCGGCGTGCGCAGGATCGCGAGCGGCCCGATGATGAAGAGCAGCACGGCCAGCACGATAAATGTGTAAGGCCGCCGCAGGGCCAGTTTGACGATCCACATGACGTTTCCTTGGACGATGATCTGTCGGTACGCCCAGACGCGGATCACGCGCGGGCAATGCATAGGGTCGCAGTGTGGCGGCGGGGCACTTACTGATTAGTGACTGCAACATTACGAATCCGACATCTAGCGCCGAGGATAAATGGCCGCGATGCAGCGCGATTTCGTAAATGACCGATTTGTCATCTGAGAGACAGGGTTAGGTCAGCGGTGAGTGCACACAATGGCGTTAACCCTTTGCAACCCGCCTTTGCATTCCGCAACGGGCAAAGGGCATTGGGGTCACACCCGCAAGGATGTGGCGCTGGTCGAAGACTCTCTTGCAGGTGAACCATCATGAAAGCACTGATTCAGGCCGTAGTCGTTTCGTGCGCGCTGGCTGCGCCGGCACTTTCCTTCGCTCAGGCCCAGCAGGGCGAGGTCACGCGTGCTCAGGTGCGTGAAGACCTGCAACGCGTAGAGGCGGCGGGCTATCGCCCAATTTCCAAGGACGCGACTTATCCGGACGATATCCAGGCCGCAGAAGCGAAGGTCGCGGCCAGCGAGCAGCCGATGGAACATACGGCCGTGGGCGGCGTCGCGCCGAGCGGCACGATGCAGACGGGCGCGCCCAGGTCGACGACGACGGACGGGAATCCGCAGCCGGTGTTCTTTGGGAACTGAAATTGAGGCAGCGGGCGCATTGCCCGCTGCCTGCCGCGACGGTCAGTGCATCGCGTAGCCGCCAGCTAGTGACGGCTCGCGATCACCTGCTTCAAGCAAGGCTTTCCGTCGAGAACGGCATCGCATAGACCCGCTTGCCCGTCGCCGCGAAAATCGCGTTGGCGACAGCGGGACCCACGGGCGCGACGCCCGGTTCGCCGATGCCCGTCGGCGCTTGCGTCGACGCAACGATGTGCACCTCGACCTTCGGCATCGCATCGATGCGCAGCACGCGGTAGCCGTCGAAATTATTCTGCTCGACGCGGCCGTCCTTCAGCGTGATCGCGCCATACAGCGCTGCGCCCAGCCCGAAGCCGATACCGCCTTCGATCTGCGCCGCGATCACGTCCGGGTTGATGGCCGTGCCACAGTCGACCGCACACACCACGCGATCGACCTTGACCTTGCCGTCTTTATCCACGGACACCTCGGCGACCTGTGCGACGAACGTCTTGAACGCTTCGGCGACGGCGATGCCACGTCCCTTGCCGGCCGGCAGAGGCGCATTGCTCCAGCCCGCTTTTTGCGCCGCGAGGTCGAGCACGCCACGCATGCGCGGCTCATGTTCGAGCAGATCGCGCCGGAAGGTGTACGGGTCTTTTCCAGCCGCGTGCGCCGCTTCGTCGATGAACGCTTCGACCGCGAACGCCGTGTGCGAACTGCCGACCACCCGCCACCACAGAACGGGCACGCCCGTCTGCATCGTCGACAGTTCGACCGAGATGTTCGGAATCGCGTACGCGATGTTCGCGGCGCCTTCCACCGAGGTCCCGTCGATGCCGTTCTTGATCA
Coding sequences within:
- a CDS encoding DUF4148 domain-containing protein, producing the protein MKALIQAVVVSCALAAPALSFAQAQQGEVTRAQVREDLQRVEAAGYRPISKDATYPDDIQAAEAKVAASEQPMEHTAVGGVAPSGTMQTGAPRSTTTDGNPQPVFFGN
- a CDS encoding efflux RND transporter permease subunit; protein product: MWIVKLALRRPYTFIVLAVLLFIIGPLAILRTPTDIFPNINIPVVSIVWSYNGFSAEDMAHRITSNYERALTTDVDDIEHIESQSLNGVSVVKVFFHPGADINRAIAEAASNSASILRVLPPGTLPPNIISYNASTVPVLQLGLSSNTLPEQTLYDLGNSFIRTQLATIQGAAVPLPYGGKIRQIMVQLDPKALQAKGLAPIDVVNAVNAQSLILPGGTAKIGAREYNVEMNGSTSTVAALNDLPIKTVNGSVVYVRDVAHVIDGYAPQTNIVRSDGKRAALLQIEKTGSASTLTIIQQVKAMLPKIAAGLPSALKITPLSDQSVFVKSAISGVVREALIAACLTAAMILLFLGSWRATLIIAVSIPLAVLTSLIALAALGQTINIMTLGGLALAVGILVDDATVAIENITHHLENGEPLHDAILNGSGEIAVPTFVSTLSICIVFVPMFLLSGVARYLFVPLAEAVVFAMCASYFFSRTLIPTLAMYLMRAPSKNGHAARGPFAIFARFQAGFERRFEALRNGYHNVLQRAIANRRRFIPVYLALCFGSLALIPFAGRDFFPAVDTGEIRLHLRAPTGTRIEQTARITDEVEAKIRSVIPKPEQAAVLDNIGVPVSGINLTYDSSDPVGPEDADIMITLKPDHKPTAQYVAQLRNVLAQSFPGVTFAFLPADIVSQILNFGLPAPIDLQIVGNKLDQNRVVADKLLAQMRGVRGLVDARIQQPGDQPTIDVNVDRTKAMQAGLTQKDVAQNMLIALSGSSQTTPNFWLDPKNGVSYPLLAEVPQYDIHSLQTLANIPLTTSQVSVNPQNQLGTLGTMSRTMQQAVVSHYNVQPVLDIFASTQGRDLGGVATDVTKLVDAARAQLPPGSSIVIRGQVQSMNESFAGLGAGLVFAIALVYLLMVVNFQSWLDPLIIISGLPGSLAGIAWMLFATHTTLSVPALTGTILCIGIATANSILVINTARESLANGMAPLAAALDAGFNRFRPVLMTALAMLIGMLPMALGLGDGGEQNAPLGRAVIGGLAIGTVSTLLFVPVVFGMVHAWLAKRRAKRAADSAEVTTHAQ